In a genomic window of Vibrio gigantis:
- a CDS encoding Solitary outer membrane autotransporter beta-barrel domain: MPHSKSFSMTNTSWTLAVPLIFTALPTTVNANSLSDLFRKDLEQSFATSVLLNDTDVFTFGINNFDPNKVFSLDNEDIGSNDSVSRRQNITSLSLPYTFELSSYIEDNHQEVTLRLSALRIENDVEYASTIKSDFQKESVVSGYVEFANVSQLDEYWSFSAAIGNHISYYRNDYEYRSSLLEPIQDQLDGVYLNTDAWAYIIEPKIKLTYEDKNDWGKYKLSTSWHYFNGVGWGEANNGNIGHPEGWYIANEAKVFYDLVRWDKNITSMYSSIKRIDIGGDTVASMGTTSYYEGSVGWLLNPNMFNEWVDNVGIGFTINYGSSLKGGSLVIFFNQD; this comes from the coding sequence ATGCCACATTCAAAGTCATTTTCTATGACTAACACATCTTGGACGCTAGCGGTTCCACTTATTTTTACCGCTTTGCCGACCACTGTTAATGCTAATTCGCTATCAGATCTTTTTCGAAAGGATTTAGAGCAGAGCTTCGCCACTAGTGTATTGCTCAATGACACCGATGTATTCACTTTTGGTATCAATAACTTTGATCCCAACAAAGTATTTAGTTTGGATAATGAAGATATTGGTTCGAATGATTCGGTGAGTCGTCGACAAAATATCACCTCCCTCAGCTTGCCTTATACATTTGAATTATCAAGTTATATTGAAGACAATCATCAAGAGGTGACGTTACGCCTGTCTGCGTTACGGATTGAGAACGATGTTGAGTACGCGTCTACAATCAAAAGCGATTTTCAAAAAGAGTCGGTTGTTTCTGGTTATGTAGAATTCGCGAATGTGTCCCAGTTAGACGAATATTGGAGTTTTAGTGCAGCAATTGGTAATCATATCTCTTACTACCGTAATGACTATGAATATCGCTCTTCACTGCTTGAGCCTATCCAAGACCAACTGGATGGTGTGTATTTAAATACTGATGCTTGGGCTTACATTATCGAGCCTAAAATCAAACTGACTTACGAAGATAAGAATGACTGGGGAAAGTACAAACTGAGTACCAGTTGGCATTACTTTAATGGCGTTGGTTGGGGGGAAGCTAATAACGGTAATATTGGTCATCCCGAGGGGTGGTATATCGCCAACGAAGCCAAGGTTTTCTATGATCTGGTACGTTGGGATAAGAACATCACATCGATGTACTCGAGTATTAAAAGAATTGATATTGGTGGTGATACCGTGGCTTCTATGGGCACCACGTCATACTACGAGGGCAGTGTAGGTTGGTTGCTTAACCCAAACATGTTCAATGAATGGGTCGATAACGTGGGAATCGGTTTTACGATTAACTATGGAAGTAGCTTAAAAGGTGGCAGCTTGGTTATCTTCTTCAACCAAGATTAA
- a CDS encoding GGDEF domain-containing protein, with the protein MASSFVTSSMFRFCFPLVLLTILFAGMDNVILVTDSNLGFASNLPYILLSVAVLLCHTFRQGRMAMVSVTMLVAYLIIQVRLQTPLNTGTTLLELSLLAALVPVTCLLVYAFPDNGVNSKSMLLYSIVLVLFMVWAQLIVSHFHAGGFESWSEGLLFIVRDFSKLPFVLVLYSLCLLGLTAILVLVYNRSIDVVVYSAILLSSCTFIFFDVQYISSTMFSLSGTLIIVYVMSASHDMAFNDQLTNIPGRHALEVDMKHLGRKFSMAMVDIDHFKKFNDTYGHDIGDDVLKLVARILRETTGGAKAYRYGGEEFTIIFKGKHSEQVKEHLQALISEVQNYDMTIRNSQDRPDDHEVGMKKRGKNGKPSKVVNVTVSIGLSDSTTTRHPEEVLKLADKALYKAKETGRNKLCVDS; encoded by the coding sequence ATGGCATCATCTTTTGTAACGTCGAGCATGTTTCGATTTTGCTTCCCTTTAGTCCTGTTAACCATTTTGTTCGCTGGTATGGACAACGTCATTCTCGTGACGGACTCAAATTTAGGGTTTGCTAGCAACCTTCCTTACATTTTACTGAGCGTTGCGGTTCTGCTATGCCACACATTCAGACAAGGTCGAATGGCGATGGTATCAGTGACCATGCTTGTCGCTTATCTAATAATCCAAGTGCGCTTACAGACACCTCTCAATACCGGCACTACACTATTAGAGCTTTCTTTACTTGCGGCATTAGTACCTGTCACTTGCTTACTTGTTTATGCCTTCCCTGATAATGGCGTAAACTCCAAGTCGATGCTTCTCTACTCCATCGTTCTCGTTCTGTTCATGGTGTGGGCACAATTAATCGTCTCTCACTTCCATGCCGGTGGTTTTGAATCGTGGAGTGAAGGTCTTCTGTTTATTGTAAGAGACTTCTCCAAGCTGCCTTTTGTTTTGGTGTTGTATAGCCTTTGTTTGCTTGGCCTTACTGCCATTCTAGTGTTGGTCTATAACCGCTCTATCGATGTTGTGGTTTATAGCGCTATCTTGCTTTCTTCTTGTACGTTCATCTTCTTTGACGTTCAGTACATCTCCAGCACCATGTTCTCGTTGTCAGGCACGTTGATCATCGTCTATGTGATGTCTGCCAGTCATGATATGGCCTTTAATGACCAACTAACTAACATCCCAGGTCGACACGCCTTAGAGGTTGATATGAAGCATTTAGGGCGTAAATTTTCGATGGCGATGGTCGATATCGATCACTTTAAGAAATTCAACGATACCTACGGACATGATATTGGAGACGATGTGTTAAAACTGGTGGCTCGTATCCTGAGAGAGACTACCGGTGGCGCGAAAGCTTATCGCTATGGGGGTGAAGAGTTCACAATTATCTTTAAAGGCAAACATTCGGAACAAGTTAAAGAGCACCTTCAAGCTCTGATTTCCGAAGTCCAAAACTACGACATGACGATTCGGAATAGCCAGGATCGCCCTGATGATCATGAAGTGGGTATGAAAAAGCGAGGTAAGAACGGAAAACCGTCGAAAGTAGTGAATGTTACGGTGAGTATTGGACTGTCCGATAGTACAACCACCAGACATCCTGAAGAAGTGTTGAAGCTTGCTGACAAGGCATTGTACAAAGCAAAAGAAACTGGGCGAAATAAGCTGTGTGTTGATAGTTAA
- a CDS encoding DUF3069 domain-containing protein codes for MSDATNNEQQEIDLTTISPELRQVIEFDGVPKEMHFMVTSIHEVSEEAVREAWDSLPASAQNVLDNFEQFHALISVSQAFAGVNVMEEFPTLKLPEDMTDEEKEEYRAQLLDQVLHNCVKDMVKQIKKARRDAILKRDFKEVFTK; via the coding sequence ATGTCAGACGCTACAAACAACGAACAACAAGAAATCGATTTAACCACTATCTCACCTGAGCTTCGTCAAGTTATCGAATTTGATGGCGTACCAAAAGAGATGCACTTTATGGTTACGTCTATTCACGAAGTGTCTGAAGAAGCAGTGCGCGAAGCTTGGGACAGCCTTCCAGCAAGCGCACAAAATGTTTTAGACAACTTCGAGCAGTTCCACGCTCTAATCTCAGTTAGCCAAGCTTTCGCTGGTGTAAACGTAATGGAAGAGTTCCCTACTCTTAAACTTCCAGAAGACATGACTGACGAAGAAAAAGAAGAGTACCGTGCTCAGCTGCTTGACCAAGTTCTACACAACTGTGTAAAAGACATGGTTAAACAAATCAAGAAAGCTCGTCGTGACGCAATCTTGAAACGTGATTTCAAAGAAGTTTTTACTAAGTAA
- a CDS encoding diguanylate cyclase, with protein MIEKGSSMRILLVDDVQLDRMQLAIRLKQLGHIVEAVGSGKEALNVYSGFDPELVLLDISMPDMDGFEVANEVRERFPEWVPIIFLSGHEEPEMIAKAIDAGGDDYLIKPVNKVVLNSKLIAMQRIAYMRRELKQSTAKLEELNILLQQQANEDGLTKLYNRRYMDTKLEESIAWHGRRSISMTVILLDVDFFKPYNDNYGHIQGDKCLQALANALKQLFVRAGEFVGRYGGEEFVVILSDTDSDAAEQQAIRIKEALYDMNYAHEYSTISDRVTASQGVLSFMPEGGESIASIYEKVDQALYQAKQSGRNTFVQRNILELAR; from the coding sequence ATGATAGAAAAGGGATCTTCGATGCGCATATTGCTGGTTGATGATGTTCAGCTAGACAGAATGCAACTTGCCATTCGACTCAAGCAACTGGGTCATATTGTTGAAGCTGTCGGTAGTGGTAAAGAAGCCCTAAACGTTTATTCTGGTTTTGATCCTGAGCTTGTATTACTTGATATAAGTATGCCTGATATGGACGGGTTTGAAGTGGCTAACGAGGTCCGTGAACGTTTCCCAGAATGGGTTCCTATTATCTTTCTAAGTGGCCATGAAGAACCTGAAATGATCGCCAAAGCCATTGATGCTGGTGGTGATGATTACCTGATCAAACCGGTAAACAAGGTTGTTTTAAACTCTAAGCTAATTGCGATGCAACGTATTGCGTACATGAGGCGAGAGTTAAAACAGAGTACCGCCAAACTCGAAGAACTGAACATCCTTCTGCAACAGCAAGCCAACGAAGATGGTCTGACTAAATTGTATAATCGTCGATATATGGATACTAAGCTTGAAGAGAGCATAGCGTGGCACGGAAGACGTAGTATATCCATGACTGTGATACTTCTAGATGTAGACTTTTTTAAGCCTTACAATGATAATTATGGTCATATTCAAGGAGATAAATGCTTGCAAGCGCTTGCGAATGCCTTGAAACAGCTGTTTGTTCGAGCGGGAGAATTTGTAGGCCGTTATGGCGGTGAAGAGTTTGTTGTTATCTTGAGTGATACCGATAGTGATGCTGCTGAACAGCAGGCGATTCGGATTAAAGAGGCGCTCTATGATATGAACTATGCACATGAATACTCAACCATCTCTGACAGAGTGACAGCGTCACAAGGTGTATTGTCATTTATGCCTGAAGGGGGGGAATCTATCGCCTCTATTTACGAAAAGGTCGATCAAGCGCTTTATCAAGCGAAGCAAAGTGGTCGGAATACCTTTGTACAACGCAACATTTTGGAGCTTGCTCGTTAG
- a CDS encoding late competence development ComFB family protein, which yields MQISVDVHNYMETLVGHVLATEEYVSSYTNEQLADLACLALGQLKPIYIRFDIDFLSALPEDKLVLYKRNSEIAVKNAESMIIDDRRRERDDNVPVIFSQHNFDDDVELQWYEKPLLNRKQS from the coding sequence ATGCAAATTAGTGTTGATGTACATAACTATATGGAAACTCTGGTGGGTCATGTTTTGGCTACCGAAGAATATGTGTCTAGTTATACCAACGAACAATTGGCCGATCTTGCGTGTTTGGCTTTAGGTCAGCTTAAACCGATCTATATTCGTTTTGATATCGATTTTCTTTCAGCATTGCCAGAAGATAAATTGGTGCTTTATAAACGCAATAGTGAGATCGCGGTCAAAAATGCAGAAAGCATGATTATTGATGATCGAAGACGCGAACGTGACGACAACGTACCGGTTATATTTAGTCAACACAATTTTGATGATGACGTAGAATTACAATGGTATGAAAAGCCGTTGTTGAACCGTAAACAGTCATGA
- the modA gene encoding molybdate ABC transporter substrate-binding protein, producing MKKLVTLLAVALTTSLSSTHALATEKLRVYAASSMTNAVNLLVEEFEKNHSVDVIPVYASTSSLVRQIERGAPADIFISANEKWMTHLVDRNYVSSDNVTNLCENELVLISPKEYSISFDISKGEQWSELLDNERLAVGNTMSVPAGIYAKEALENLDVWDDVKDRLAPSNNVRMALALVERSEAKLGIVYKTDALLSKEVNLVSTFPTDLHTPIRYPVAKLSDKVVAEEFYTFLNSEKAKDTLNSFGFEVR from the coding sequence ATGAAAAAACTAGTCACTCTTTTAGCGGTAGCGTTAACCACTTCGTTGAGTTCCACTCATGCTTTGGCTACCGAGAAACTACGTGTTTATGCGGCATCATCGATGACCAATGCGGTTAATCTGTTAGTTGAAGAGTTTGAGAAAAACCATTCTGTTGATGTTATTCCTGTCTATGCCAGCACATCTTCATTGGTGCGACAGATCGAAAGAGGTGCGCCAGCTGACATATTTATCTCGGCAAATGAAAAGTGGATGACTCATCTAGTCGATCGAAACTATGTTTCTAGTGACAATGTCACAAATCTATGTGAGAACGAGCTTGTGCTAATCTCTCCAAAGGAATATTCAATTTCATTTGATATTTCAAAAGGTGAACAGTGGTCTGAACTTCTTGATAATGAAAGACTTGCGGTTGGCAACACCATGTCGGTTCCTGCTGGTATTTACGCAAAAGAAGCGTTAGAAAACTTGGATGTATGGGACGATGTGAAGGATCGATTAGCACCAAGTAACAACGTTCGTATGGCGTTAGCCTTGGTAGAGCGTAGTGAAGCAAAACTTGGCATTGTCTACAAAACGGATGCGTTGCTTTCTAAGGAAGTAAACCTGGTATCGACGTTCCCAACAGATTTACATACACCAATACGTTACCCTGTAGCGAAGTTGAGCGATAAAGTCGTTGCAGAAGAGTTCTATACTTTCCTCAATAGCGAAAAAGCGAAAGACACCTTGAACAGTTTTGGATTTGAAGTGCGTTAA
- the modB gene encoding molybdate ABC transporter permease subunit, producing the protein MMYLSEYEYQALMLSLKVAGFAILWLIPIGIGLAWLLAKKQFVGKSIVESIVHLPLVLPPVVIGYLLLVMMGRQGIIGSWLNDVFGIVFSFSWKGAALACVVVALPLMVRSIRLSLETVDSKLEEAAATLGASPLRVFFTITLPLMIPGIITGTMLSFARSLGEFGATISFVSNIPGETQTIPLAMYTFIETPGAEMEAARLCVISIVIALGSLMLSEWLNKKSAQRLGGNA; encoded by the coding sequence ATGATGTATTTATCTGAATACGAATACCAAGCCTTAATGCTGAGTTTGAAAGTCGCTGGGTTTGCCATCTTATGGCTTATTCCGATCGGCATTGGCTTGGCGTGGTTGCTCGCTAAGAAACAATTTGTTGGTAAAAGCATTGTTGAGAGTATTGTCCATTTGCCTTTGGTACTTCCCCCTGTGGTCATTGGCTATTTACTGTTAGTGATGATGGGTAGGCAAGGCATCATCGGCTCGTGGCTCAATGATGTGTTTGGTATTGTATTCAGCTTTAGTTGGAAAGGTGCGGCACTCGCTTGCGTGGTTGTGGCGTTGCCGCTGATGGTTCGCTCTATCCGATTGAGCCTAGAAACCGTCGACAGTAAGCTTGAAGAGGCCGCTGCTACATTGGGCGCTTCACCTCTTCGTGTATTTTTTACGATCACTTTGCCCTTAATGATCCCAGGGATCATTACTGGCACCATGCTTTCATTCGCAAGAAGCCTAGGTGAGTTTGGTGCGACCATCAGCTTTGTTTCAAATATTCCCGGTGAAACTCAAACCATTCCATTGGCCATGTATACCTTTATCGAAACCCCTGGTGCTGAAATGGAAGCCGCGCGTTTGTGTGTCATCTCTATAGTGATAGCGCTGGGTTCATTGATGCTCTCTGAGTGGCTAAACAAAAAGTCGGCACAACGCTTAGGAGGTAATGCATGA
- a CDS encoding HlyU family transcriptional regulator, protein MGFFSRLFGGKEKTEQKVEIEPVEYKGFNIYQDAIAESGQYRVAGRIEKEFDGEIKTHRFIRSDVVSNKQDADELMLKKSQMFIDQMGDNIFS, encoded by the coding sequence GTGGGATTCTTTTCTAGATTATTTGGTGGCAAAGAAAAAACCGAACAAAAAGTAGAGATTGAGCCAGTCGAATATAAAGGCTTTAATATCTATCAAGATGCCATTGCAGAATCTGGTCAATACCGTGTTGCTGGGCGAATAGAGAAAGAATTCGATGGTGAAATCAAAACCCACCGTTTCATTCGTTCAGATGTTGTTTCAAACAAACAAGATGCCGATGAATTGATGCTTAAGAAATCGCAGATGTTCATCGACCAAATGGGCGACAATATATTTAGCTAA
- the modC gene encoding molybdenum ABC transporter ATP-binding protein ModC, protein MSALILQYQQQLGETFFDIDLELPSSGITAIFGRSGAGKTSLINAISGLKQPDKGLISVSGTILFDSDKGINLPTHKRNVGYVFQESRLFPHMKVAANLKYGMKSVDKAHFEQIVSLLSLGSLLDRYPARLSGGEKQRVAIGRALLSKPSILLMDEPLASLDLPRKREVMPFLENLSETVQIPIIYVTHSLNEILRLANHLVIIDQGKVISSGVTEEVWASRAMQPWQSFSEQSSLFEATLAEHNDDYALSRLRLGQSTSLWVQKVSSELGTTVRLQVRANDVSITLEQPKGTSIRNILPVTIKSVETHQQGTNKQSVAVELELESGCYLWATITSWALNELNLEIGQRVFAQIKGVSVAQRDIAVTH, encoded by the coding sequence ATGAGTGCTTTGATCCTCCAATATCAGCAACAACTTGGTGAAACGTTCTTTGATATTGACTTGGAGTTACCAAGTAGTGGTATTACTGCAATTTTCGGTCGTTCTGGTGCAGGTAAAACATCCCTTATCAATGCGATTAGTGGTCTCAAACAGCCAGATAAGGGCTTGATTAGCGTATCGGGAACCATCTTGTTCGACAGTGATAAAGGCATTAACCTGCCGACTCACAAACGCAACGTCGGTTATGTGTTCCAAGAGTCACGATTGTTCCCACACATGAAGGTGGCGGCAAATCTTAAGTACGGAATGAAAAGCGTCGATAAAGCGCACTTTGAGCAAATAGTCTCACTGTTGTCTTTGGGCTCATTGCTTGATCGCTATCCAGCTCGTTTGTCTGGCGGTGAGAAGCAACGTGTGGCGATCGGACGCGCATTGTTATCAAAGCCTAGCATTTTGTTGATGGATGAGCCTTTGGCGTCTCTCGACTTGCCCCGCAAGCGTGAAGTGATGCCGTTTCTGGAGAATTTATCTGAAACCGTGCAAATACCGATTATCTATGTCACTCATAGTCTCAATGAAATTTTGCGCTTGGCAAATCACCTTGTGATCATTGATCAAGGCAAAGTTATTTCATCGGGCGTGACGGAAGAGGTTTGGGCATCGAGAGCCATGCAACCTTGGCAATCTTTCTCAGAGCAAAGCTCGTTGTTTGAAGCGACTTTAGCAGAACATAATGATGATTATGCGCTGTCTCGCTTAAGGTTAGGTCAGTCGACGTCATTATGGGTTCAGAAAGTGTCGAGTGAACTTGGTACTACAGTGAGGCTGCAAGTTAGGGCAAATGATGTCTCTATCACGCTAGAGCAGCCGAAAGGGACTTCGATACGTAATATCCTTCCTGTCACCATTAAAAGCGTAGAGACGCATCAACAAGGCACGAATAAGCAGAGTGTGGCTGTTGAACTGGAGTTAGAGTCTGGATGCTACCTATGGGCAACCATTACGTCGTGGGCACTGAATGAACTAAATCTAGAAATCGGCCAACGTGTTTTCGCGCAAATTAAAGGTGTGAGTGTTGCTCAGAGAGATATCGCGGTAACGCACTAA